A genomic stretch from Bifidobacterium sp. ESL0769 includes:
- a CDS encoding glycosyltransferase family A protein, which produces MNGMASDVTVVITCFNQAATIRQSVESAFAQTCAPARVIVVDDASDDIETKEILSVLEKEPAVEVIARSCNSGVSAARNTGLSRVTTPFVVILDGDDLLEPGYIEATRAELSSDEKVFAASSWMKTFGALTATVKPTGGNILPFLCRNCAPATCMFRVSVLRQSGGYDESMRKGFEDWDCCLSLFETFGVDNLQSRVSIVQKPLIRYRTAPASSNIVSMNSRLDLLRYLIGKHQDLYSNHLENAILGFEKTSIDRLALFEATVKNNPQIIENCDAVRSFMDSPSFGDGGMAAAVRIESKNARENS; this is translated from the coding sequence ATTCGGCAGAGCGTTGAATCCGCCTTCGCTCAGACCTGTGCCCCGGCTCGCGTCATCGTGGTCGATGATGCTTCTGACGATATCGAGACCAAAGAAATACTGAGCGTACTGGAAAAGGAACCTGCTGTTGAGGTCATTGCTCGCAGCTGCAACAGTGGCGTGAGCGCCGCGCGTAACACCGGTCTCAGCCGTGTCACTACACCGTTCGTGGTGATACTTGACGGCGATGATTTGCTGGAACCGGGTTATATAGAAGCCACACGAGCCGAATTGTCGTCTGATGAAAAGGTTTTCGCTGCTTCGTCGTGGATGAAGACTTTTGGCGCCTTAACTGCGACGGTAAAACCGACCGGCGGCAATATCTTGCCGTTCCTGTGCCGTAATTGTGCTCCGGCCACGTGCATGTTCCGCGTTTCCGTCCTACGGCAAAGCGGCGGTTACGACGAAAGCATGCGAAAGGGGTTCGAAGATTGGGATTGCTGCCTGTCATTGTTCGAGACGTTCGGTGTCGATAATCTTCAATCCCGCGTTTCGATAGTCCAAAAGCCGCTGATTCGATACCGCACCGCTCCCGCTTCGTCGAATATAGTCAGTATGAATTCACGTTTGGATTTGTTACGTTATCTGATCGGCAAACATCAAGATTTATATTCGAATCATCTTGAAAACGCGATTTTAGGCTTTGAGAAAACAAGTATCGATCGTCTGGCCTTATTTGAAGCGACTGTCAAAAATAATCCGCAAATAATCGAAAACTGTGATGCTGTGAGGTCGTTTATGGACTCTCCATCATTCGGTGATGGAGGAATGGCCGCTGCTGTAAGAATCGAGAGCAAAAACGCTCGGGAAAATAGCTGA
- the rpsJ gene encoding 30S ribosomal protein S10 produces MAGQKIRIRLKSYDHEVIDQSAKKIVETVTNAGATVVGPVPLPTEKNVFVVIRSPHKYKDSREQFEMRTHKRLIDIVDPTPKAVDSLMHIDLPADVNIEIKL; encoded by the coding sequence ATGGCGGGACAGAAAATCCGCATCAGGCTTAAGTCCTATGACCATGAGGTCATCGACCAATCGGCGAAGAAAATCGTCGAGACGGTCACGAACGCGGGTGCCACTGTGGTGGGCCCGGTTCCTCTGCCTACTGAGAAGAACGTCTTTGTGGTAATTCGTTCTCCTCATAAATACAAGGATTCTCGCGAGCAATTCGAGATGCGCACTCATAAGCGCCTCATCGACATCGTGGACCCGACCCCTAAGGCCGTGGATTCATTGATGCATATCGATTTGCCTGCGGATGTCAATATCGAGATCAAGCTTTAA
- the rplC gene encoding 50S ribosomal protein L3 encodes MSLQKANRSALLGRKLGMSQVWDEQGFFVPVTLVDVSTNVVTCVKTEESDGYKAVQLGYGQIDPTKVTKPMAGHFAKAGVTPRRHLVEVRTDNVDEFKPGQELTADLFADGSVVDVTGTTKGKGFAGTIKRWGFKSYRRTHGSHKNERRPGSVGACATPSRILKGKRMAGRMGHVTSTVQNLEVVSSDKENGVIAIKGALPGPKGGIVLLRSAVKGA; translated from the coding sequence ATGTCGTTGCAGAAAGCAAATCGTTCTGCGCTGCTGGGCCGCAAGCTCGGTATGTCGCAGGTTTGGGACGAACAGGGTTTCTTCGTTCCCGTGACGCTCGTAGATGTGTCCACCAATGTGGTCACCTGCGTCAAGACCGAAGAGAGCGACGGCTATAAGGCCGTTCAGCTCGGCTACGGTCAGATTGATCCCACTAAGGTGACCAAGCCCATGGCTGGTCATTTCGCGAAGGCGGGCGTTACCCCGCGTCGTCATCTGGTCGAGGTCCGTACGGACAACGTCGACGAATTCAAGCCCGGTCAGGAACTGACCGCCGACTTGTTCGCTGACGGCTCCGTTGTGGACGTCACCGGTACGACCAAGGGCAAGGGCTTCGCCGGAACCATTAAGCGTTGGGGCTTCAAGTCCTATCGTCGTACTCACGGCTCTCACAAGAACGAGCGTCGCCCCGGCTCTGTCGGTGCTTGCGCTACGCCGAGCCGTATTTTGAAGGGCAAGCGTATGGCCGGTCGTATGGGCCATGTCACTTCCACCGTGCAGAACCTTGAGGTCGTTTCCTCCGATAAGGAGAACGGCGTCATCGCCATCAAGGGCGCTCTTCCAGGGCCCAAGGGCGGCATCGTTCTGCTTCGTTCGGCTGTGAAGGGAGCCTGA
- the rplD gene encoding 50S ribosomal protein L4, with amino-acid sequence MAKVTLNVTDAKGKSAGTVEAPVEIFGISNEEVEAHVPLIHQVVVAQLAAARQGTHAVKSRGDVSGGGKKPWKQKGTGRARQGSIRAPQWVHGGIAHGPVPRDYSQRTPKKMKAGALRYVLSNRANAGRVAVVDFGIKDTPSTKAAVAALTPVSQNEFTTVVLSRDNVNEWLSVRNIPTVHVLFADQLNTYDVVTAQYVVFSKEGFDAFVAAKTEPKEA; translated from the coding sequence ATGGCAAAAGTAACACTCAATGTCACCGACGCCAAGGGCAAGTCCGCTGGCACCGTTGAGGCGCCGGTCGAGATTTTCGGCATCTCCAATGAAGAGGTCGAGGCTCACGTTCCGCTGATTCACCAGGTGGTCGTCGCTCAGCTCGCCGCAGCCCGTCAGGGCACGCATGCGGTCAAGAGCCGTGGCGATGTCTCCGGTGGCGGCAAGAAGCCGTGGAAGCAGAAGGGCACCGGTCGCGCTCGTCAGGGCTCGATTCGCGCTCCTCAGTGGGTTCATGGTGGTATCGCTCACGGCCCGGTGCCGCGCGATTACTCCCAGCGCACTCCCAAGAAGATGAAGGCCGGCGCGCTGCGCTATGTGCTTTCCAACCGTGCGAACGCCGGACGCGTCGCCGTCGTCGACTTTGGCATCAAGGACACTCCGTCCACCAAGGCCGCCGTTGCAGCGCTCACCCCGGTAAGCCAGAACGAGTTCACCACTGTCGTGCTTTCGCGCGACAACGTCAACGAGTGGCTTTCCGTTCGCAACATCCCGACGGTGCACGTGCTCTTCGCAGATCAGCTCAACACCTACGATGTGGTTACCGCTCAGTATGTCGTCTTCAGCAAGGAAGGCTTCGATGCCTTCGTCGCTGCCAAGACTGAGCCCAAGGAGGCCTGA
- the rplW gene encoding 50S ribosomal protein L23, giving the protein MVAIHNPAHDVIIKPVVSEKSYAAGDRGQYTFVVAPDANKVQIKQAVEEIFNVKVTNVNTLNRAGKRQRTRTGFGQRANQKRAIVTVAEGQSIDIFGN; this is encoded by the coding sequence ATGGTAGCTATTCACAATCCCGCCCACGACGTCATCATCAAGCCGGTAGTCTCCGAAAAGAGCTATGCCGCCGGTGACCGTGGTCAGTACACTTTCGTGGTCGCTCCTGATGCCAACAAGGTTCAGATCAAGCAGGCCGTCGAAGAAATCTTCAATGTCAAGGTGACGAACGTCAACACCCTCAATCGCGCCGGCAAGCGCCAGCGCACCCGTACCGGTTTCGGTCAGCGTGCCAATCAGAAGCGCGCAATCGTCACGGTCGCCGAGGGCCAGTCGATCGACATCTTCGGCAACTGA
- the rplB gene encoding 50S ribosomal protein L2, translated as MAIRVYKPTTPGRRNASVSDFSDLTRSTPEKSLVRKLNSTGGRNSYGRVTSRHRGGGHKRQYRLIDFKRWDKDGVPAKVAEIEYDPNRSARIALLHYADGEKRYIVAPKGIKQGDVIETGENADIKPGNNLPLRNIPTGTIVHAIELRPLGGAKIARSAGAGVQLVAKDGAYAQLRMPSGEIRNVDARCRATVGEVGNSDHANVQLGKAGRARWMGKRPITRGESMNPVDHPHGGTTRGGKPPVSPWGKGEVRTRRPKKASNKMIVRRRPNGKNRK; from the coding sequence ATGGCTATCCGCGTTTATAAGCCGACGACTCCGGGCCGCCGCAACGCGTCTGTGTCGGATTTCTCCGACCTCACGCGCTCCACGCCTGAGAAGTCGCTGGTACGCAAACTCAACAGCACCGGCGGTCGTAACTCATACGGCCGTGTGACCTCCCGCCATCGCGGCGGCGGCCACAAGCGCCAGTACCGTCTCATCGATTTCAAGCGTTGGGACAAGGACGGCGTTCCCGCCAAGGTTGCTGAGATCGAATATGATCCGAACCGCTCCGCCCGTATCGCCCTCCTGCATTATGCAGACGGCGAGAAGCGCTACATCGTGGCGCCGAAGGGCATCAAGCAGGGTGACGTCATCGAGACCGGCGAAAATGCCGATATCAAGCCCGGCAACAATCTGCCGCTGCGCAATATCCCCACCGGTACGATCGTCCACGCCATTGAGCTCCGTCCTCTGGGCGGCGCCAAGATCGCGCGCTCCGCTGGTGCAGGCGTTCAGCTTGTCGCCAAGGACGGTGCTTACGCCCAGCTGCGTATGCCGTCCGGAGAAATCCGCAACGTCGACGCACGCTGCCGCGCCACCGTCGGTGAGGTCGGCAACTCCGATCACGCCAACGTGCAGCTCGGCAAGGCCGGTCGCGCCCGCTGGATGGGCAAGCGCCCGATCACCCGTGGTGAGTCCATGAACCCGGTCGACCACCCGCACGGTGGTACCACTCGCGGTGGTAAGCCGCCAGTGTCGCCGTGGGGCAAGGGCGAAGTTCGTACTCGCCGTCCGAAGAAGGCTTCGAACAAGATGATTGTTCGTCGTCGTCCCAATGGCAAGAACCGTAAGTAA
- the rpsS gene encoding 30S ribosomal protein S19: MSRSIKKGPFVDAHLQKKVDEQNEKGTKNVIKTWSRRSMITPDFIGHTFAVHDGRKHVPVFVTESMVGHKLGEFAPTKTFRGHVHDDKKARR; the protein is encoded by the coding sequence ATGTCACGTAGCATCAAGAAGGGCCCCTTCGTCGACGCCCATTTACAGAAGAAAGTCGACGAACAGAACGAGAAGGGCACGAAGAACGTCATCAAGACGTGGTCGCGCCGTTCGATGATCACTCCGGACTTCATCGGTCACACCTTCGCTGTGCATGATGGTCGCAAGCATGTCCCGGTCTTCGTGACCGAGTCCATGGTTGGCCACAAGCTCGGCGAATTCGCGCCGACAAAGACCTTCCGTGGTCACGTTCATGATGACAAAAAAGCTCGCCGCTAA
- the rplV gene encoding 50S ribosomal protein L22, protein MEAKAIARHVRVTPRKARRMVDLIRGKKVSEAVTILKFAPQDASEPVLKVLQSATANARVKADKAGEAFRENDLYVKETYVDEGVTLKRFRARAQGRAGRINKRTSHITVVVASKEGAR, encoded by the coding sequence ATGGAAGCTAAAGCAATCGCACGTCACGTCCGTGTGACGCCGCGCAAGGCTCGCCGCATGGTCGACCTCATCCGAGGCAAAAAAGTGAGCGAAGCCGTCACCATCCTGAAATTCGCCCCGCAGGACGCCTCTGAGCCAGTGCTCAAGGTACTGCAGAGCGCCACCGCGAACGCCCGCGTCAAGGCCGACAAGGCCGGCGAGGCGTTCCGTGAGAACGACCTGTATGTGAAAGAGACCTATGTGGACGAAGGCGTGACGCTCAAGCGTTTCCGTGCTCGTGCACAGGGCCGCGCCGGACGCATCAACAAGCGCACCAGCCACATCACCGTCGTTGTCGCCAGCAAGGAAGGAGCCCGCTAA
- the rpsC gene encoding 30S ribosomal protein S3, translated as MGQKINPLGYRLGITEDHRSKWFSDSNKPGERYSDFVLEDDKIRKAMNKDLERAGVSRIIIERTRDRVRVDIHTARPGIVIGRRGAEAERVRAKLEKITGKQVQLNIFEVKNAALDAQLVAQSIAEQLTNRVTFRRAMRKAQQDAMRAGAKGIRIKLSGRLGGAEMSRSEFYREGRVPLQTLRALIDYGFFEARTTYGRIGVKVWIYKGDMTERQFDEQQAQQDNNRGRRGGDRRPRRGGRPSGARGSKPAEAKAPQAEAAAAAEPAAAAAPAASEAKE; from the coding sequence ATGGGTCAGAAGATCAATCCGTTAGGCTACCGCCTGGGTATCACTGAAGACCACCGTTCGAAGTGGTTCTCCGATTCCAACAAGCCTGGTGAGCGTTACAGCGACTTCGTCCTCGAGGACGACAAGATTCGCAAGGCCATGAACAAGGACCTCGAGCGTGCAGGCGTGTCCCGCATCATCATCGAGCGCACCCGTGACCGCGTGCGTGTGGACATCCACACCGCTCGCCCGGGCATTGTCATCGGTCGTCGTGGAGCAGAGGCCGAACGTGTTCGCGCCAAGCTCGAGAAGATCACGGGCAAGCAGGTTCAGCTCAACATCTTCGAAGTCAAGAACGCCGCTCTGGACGCCCAGCTTGTCGCTCAGTCCATCGCCGAGCAGCTGACCAACCGTGTCACGTTCCGTCGTGCCATGCGCAAGGCTCAGCAGGACGCGATGCGTGCTGGCGCCAAGGGTATCCGCATCAAGCTCTCCGGCCGCCTTGGAGGCGCCGAGATGAGCCGTTCCGAGTTCTATCGTGAGGGTCGCGTTCCGCTGCAGACCCTTCGCGCTTTGATTGATTACGGTTTCTTCGAAGCCCGTACGACCTACGGTCGTATCGGTGTGAAGGTCTGGATCTACAAGGGCGACATGACCGAACGTCAGTTCGATGAGCAGCAGGCCCAGCAGGACAACAACCGTGGACGCCGTGGCGGCGATCGTCGCCCGCGTCGTGGTGGTCGTCCTTCCGGTGCTCGTGGTTCCAAGCCAGCAGAAGCCAAGGCCCCTCAGGCTGAGGCCGCTGCTGCAGCCGAACCCGCAGCAGCCGCAGCACCTGCCGCCTCGGAAGCAAAGGAGTGA
- the rplP gene encoding 50S ribosomal protein L16, with translation MLIPKRTKYRKQQRPKRRGMSKGGNEIAFGDYGIQALAPAYISNRQIEAARIAMTRYIKRGGRVWITIFPDRPLTKHALGSRMGSGKGTPESWIANVHPGRVMFEIGGVDEATAKEALRRAIDKLPMKCRIIAREGGDI, from the coding sequence ATGCTTATCCCAAAGAGGACTAAGTACCGTAAACAGCAGCGTCCGAAGCGTCGCGGCATGTCCAAGGGCGGCAATGAGATCGCGTTCGGCGATTATGGCATTCAGGCTCTGGCCCCTGCCTACATCTCCAACCGTCAGATCGAGGCTGCTCGTATCGCCATGACCCGCTACATCAAGCGTGGCGGTCGTGTGTGGATCACGATCTTCCCGGATCGTCCTTTGACCAAGCACGCGCTCGGAAGCCGAATGGGTTCCGGCAAGGGCACCCCGGAGTCCTGGATCGCCAATGTGCATCCTGGACGCGTGATGTTCGAAATCGGCGGCGTCGACGAGGCAACTGCGAAGGAAGCCCTTCGCCGCGCCATCGACAAGCTGCCGATGAAGTGCCGCATTATCGCACGTGAAGGCGGTGACATCTGA
- the rpmC gene encoding 50S ribosomal protein L29 produces the protein MSVGTEDYTIKNLNEKTNGEIEGFLKKSKEELFNLRFQNATGQLDNSARLKAVKHDIARMYTVLRERELGISQEPESGDTKTEEK, from the coding sequence ATGTCAGTCGGAACTGAAGACTACACCATCAAGAATCTCAACGAGAAGACCAATGGCGAGATCGAGGGCTTCCTCAAGAAGTCCAAGGAAGAGCTCTTCAATCTGCGCTTCCAGAACGCCACCGGTCAGCTTGACAACTCTGCTAGGCTCAAGGCCGTGAAGCACGATATCGCCAGGATGTACACCGTCCTGCGTGAGCGTGAACTCGGCATCAGCCAGGAGCCTGAGTCGGGCGACACGAAGACTGAGGAGAAGTAA
- the rpsQ gene encoding 30S ribosomal protein S17, whose product MAEKQERNFRKTRSGYVVSDAMDKTITVELEQRSTHPLYGKVVRSTRKVKVHDEHNDAHNGDFVRIMETRPLSKTKRWRLDSIVERAK is encoded by the coding sequence ATGGCTGAAAAGCAAGAGCGCAACTTCCGCAAGACTCGTAGCGGTTACGTCGTGTCCGACGCAATGGACAAGACCATCACCGTCGAGCTCGAGCAGCGTTCGACCCACCCGCTGTACGGCAAGGTCGTCCGCTCCACTCGTAAGGTCAAGGTTCATGACGAGCACAACGACGCCCACAACGGCGATTTCGTGCGTATCATGGAAACCCGGCCTTTGAGCAAGACCAAGCGTTGGCGTCTCGACTCCATCGTCGAACGCGCCAAGTAA
- the rplN gene encoding 50S ribosomal protein L14, whose product MIQQETRLHVADNTGAKEILAIRVLGGSKRRYAGIGDVIVASVKDAIPGGSVKKGDVVKAVVVRTVKEHRRKDGSYIKFDENAAVILGSGHEPKGTRIFGPVGRELRDKRFMKIVSLAPEVI is encoded by the coding sequence ATGATTCAGCAGGAAACGCGGCTTCATGTCGCCGACAACACGGGTGCCAAGGAGATTTTGGCCATCCGAGTGCTCGGCGGATCGAAGCGACGCTATGCCGGCATCGGCGACGTGATCGTCGCCTCCGTCAAGGACGCGATCCCTGGCGGGTCGGTCAAGAAGGGCGATGTGGTCAAGGCCGTTGTCGTCCGTACGGTAAAAGAGCATCGTCGTAAAGACGGCTCATACATCAAGTTCGACGAGAACGCTGCGGTTATTCTTGGCTCCGGCCATGAACCCAAGGGCACTCGTATCTTCGGACCGGTCGGACGTGAACTGCGTGACAAGCGCTTCATGAAGATCGTGTCCCTCGCCCCGGAGGTGATCTGA
- the rplX gene encoding 50S ribosomal protein L24, with protein sequence MVAKIKTGDQVKVIRGKDRGKEGKVTKVLANDRLIVEGVQIVKKHVRATQQGQQSGIVSVEAPIHRSNVMVIDPETKEPTRVGVKVTTKAQDGKVKTVRTRIAKKSGKELA encoded by the coding sequence ATGGTAGCCAAGATCAAGACCGGTGACCAGGTCAAGGTCATTCGCGGCAAGGATCGCGGCAAAGAGGGCAAGGTCACCAAGGTGCTTGCCAACGACCGTCTGATCGTCGAGGGTGTGCAGATCGTCAAGAAGCACGTGCGTGCAACCCAGCAGGGCCAGCAGTCCGGCATCGTCTCCGTTGAGGCGCCGATTCATCGCTCCAATGTGATGGTCATCGACCCGGAGACCAAGGAACCGACCCGCGTTGGTGTCAAGGTCACGACCAAGGCCCAGGACGGCAAGGTCAAGACCGTGCGCACCCGCATCGCCAAGAAATCAGGAAAGGAGCTGGCATGA
- the rplE gene encoding 50S ribosomal protein L5, with protein sequence MSDTTVEAPATPRLKQQYIDKIVPELEKEFKYSNPMQVAKVQKVVVSMGVGAAARDSKLIEGAVKDLTAITGQKPKITKAKKSVAQFHLREGQAIGAYVTLRGDRMWEFLDRLLVLALPRIRDFRGISDKQFDGQGNYNFGLTEQSMFHEIDPDTIDHQRGMDITVVTSTKDDKEARALLKHLGFPFKEN encoded by the coding sequence ATGAGCGATACAACCGTCGAAGCGCCGGCAACACCGCGCCTGAAGCAGCAGTACATCGACAAGATCGTGCCTGAGCTCGAGAAGGAATTCAAGTATTCCAACCCGATGCAGGTCGCCAAGGTCCAGAAAGTCGTCGTCTCCATGGGCGTCGGCGCTGCGGCCCGTGACTCCAAGCTCATCGAAGGCGCCGTCAAGGATTTGACCGCCATCACCGGCCAGAAGCCGAAGATCACCAAGGCCAAGAAGTCCGTCGCGCAGTTCCATCTGCGTGAAGGTCAGGCTATCGGTGCATACGTGACGCTTCGCGGCGACCGTATGTGGGAGTTCCTCGACAGGCTGCTCGTTCTTGCTCTGCCGCGTATCCGCGATTTCCGCGGCATCAGCGACAAGCAATTCGATGGCCAGGGCAACTACAACTTCGGTCTCACCGAGCAGTCCATGTTCCACGAGATCGATCCTGACACGATCGATCATCAGCGTGGTATGGATATCACCGTGGTGACCAGCACCAAGGATGACAAGGAAGCTCGGGCATTGCTCAAGCACCTTGGCTTCCCCTTCAAGGAGAACTGA
- a CDS encoding type Z 30S ribosomal protein S14, whose amino-acid sequence MAKTALRNKAAAKPKFKVRGYTRCQVCGRPHSVYRKFGLCRICLREKAHRGELPGVTKSSW is encoded by the coding sequence ATGGCAAAAACCGCTCTTAGAAACAAGGCTGCTGCCAAACCAAAGTTCAAGGTGCGCGGCTATACGCGCTGCCAGGTTTGCGGCCGTCCCCACTCCGTATATCGCAAGTTCGGCCTGTGCCGCATCTGCCTTCGCGAGAAGGCTCATCGTGGCGAGCTGCCCGGAGTTACGAAGTCCAGTTGGTAA
- the rpsH gene encoding 30S ribosomal protein S8 has product MTMTDPIADMLTRLRNASAAKHETVSMPYSKFKAAIAEILKREGYIKDFTATDARVGQNLEITLKYGPNGERAIQGIKRISKPGLRRYAKSDALPMPLGGMGVAIISTSAGLLTQKDCLDRGIGGEIVAFVW; this is encoded by the coding sequence ATGACAATGACAGATCCAATCGCAGACATGCTTACGCGTCTGCGTAATGCGAGTGCGGCGAAGCATGAGACCGTTTCGATGCCGTACTCCAAGTTTAAGGCGGCGATCGCCGAGATCCTCAAGCGTGAAGGTTATATTAAAGACTTCACCGCTACGGATGCTCGCGTCGGCCAGAACCTTGAGATCACGCTGAAGTACGGTCCCAATGGCGAGCGTGCCATTCAGGGCATCAAGCGCATCTCGAAGCCCGGCCTGCGTCGCTATGCGAAGTCGGACGCACTGCCGATGCCACTCGGTGGCATGGGTGTCGCGATCATTTCGACCAGTGCAGGATTGTTGACCCAGAAAGATTGCCTCGACCGGGGCATCGGCGGCGAGATCGTCGCCTTCGTTTGGTGA
- the rplF gene encoding 50S ribosomal protein L6: MASHIGKLPVTIPAGVEVKIDGQNFSVKGAKGSDSYTIPDGITARVEDNTIYFDAVDDQLQTRADHGLARSIVASMVQGVHDGFSKTLDIVGTGYRAQMKGKGIEFSLGYSHTITVNPPEGITFELPNANQVVVKGIDKQAVGQAAANIRALRKPEPYKGKGIKYSDEHILRKAGKAGK; encoded by the coding sequence ATGGCATCACATATTGGTAAGCTCCCCGTCACCATTCCGGCAGGCGTGGAAGTCAAGATCGACGGACAGAACTTCAGCGTCAAGGGCGCCAAGGGTTCTGATTCCTACACTATTCCCGACGGCATCACCGCCCGTGTCGAAGACAACACCATTTACTTCGACGCGGTTGATGATCAGCTGCAGACCCGTGCAGACCACGGTCTGGCCCGTTCCATCGTCGCTTCGATGGTCCAGGGTGTGCACGACGGATTCAGCAAGACGCTGGACATCGTCGGCACCGGTTACCGTGCGCAAATGAAGGGCAAGGGCATTGAGTTCTCGCTCGGCTATTCGCACACCATCACCGTCAACCCGCCCGAAGGCATCACCTTCGAGCTGCCGAACGCCAACCAGGTGGTCGTCAAGGGTATTGACAAGCAGGCGGTCGGTCAGGCCGCGGCCAATATCCGCGCACTTCGCAAGCCGGAACCCTACAAGGGCAAGGGCATCAAGTACTCCGACGAACACATCCTGCGCAAGGCTGGAAAGGCTGGTAAGTGA
- the rplR gene encoding 50S ribosomal protein L18: protein MTVKIFGKGKKVARLRRHARLRKHISGTAERPRLVVTRSNRHMVAQIVDDTKGVTLVSESTITHDFDGFKGTKTEAAQKVGELIAKKAKDAGIDSVVFDRGGNKYHGRVAAVAEGARQGGLAL, encoded by the coding sequence ATGACAGTCAAGATTTTCGGTAAAGGCAAGAAAGTCGCAAGGCTTCGTCGTCACGCTCGTCTGCGCAAGCACATCAGTGGCACCGCAGAGCGTCCACGTCTCGTTGTCACCCGTTCGAACCGTCACATGGTCGCTCAGATCGTTGACGATACCAAGGGCGTCACTTTGGTCAGCGAGTCCACTATTACCCATGATTTCGATGGGTTCAAGGGCACCAAGACCGAAGCCGCACAGAAGGTCGGCGAGTTGATTGCCAAGAAGGCCAAGGATGCGGGCATCGATTCCGTCGTCTTCGACCGTGGTGGCAACAAGTATCATGGTCGCGTCGCAGCGGTTGCTGAAGGCGCCCGTCAGGGAGGTCTTGCACTGTGA
- the rpsE gene encoding 30S ribosomal protein S5: MSDNEKETQVTEENQNTQASNDNKGQRNDDRRGSRRGGRGEGRRGERRGERRGRREENRGDELLDRVVTINRVSKTRKGGRSMSFAALVVVGDGNGTVGVGYGKSREVPAAIAKGQLDAKKHMFTVPRVRGTVTHPVIGHDAAGTVLLRPAAPGTGVIAGGAVRAVMECAGISDILTKSMGSATAVNVVRATVDALKQLEEPEEIAARRGLTVEQVAPDTLLRARAEGIAEARKAREDAKAEAEQAKDGEE; the protein is encoded by the coding sequence GTGAGCGACAACGAAAAGGAAACCCAAGTGACTGAAGAAAATCAGAACACGCAGGCGTCCAACGACAACAAGGGTCAGCGTAACGACGATCGTCGCGGTTCACGCCGTGGCGGACGTGGCGAAGGCCGTCGAGGAGAGCGTCGCGGTGAACGCCGTGGCCGTCGCGAGGAAAATCGTGGCGACGAGCTGCTCGATCGCGTCGTGACCATCAACCGCGTTTCCAAGACCCGTAAGGGTGGTCGTAGCATGAGCTTCGCCGCTCTCGTGGTGGTCGGAGACGGCAACGGCACCGTCGGTGTTGGCTATGGCAAGTCCCGTGAGGTTCCTGCCGCCATCGCCAAGGGTCAGCTTGACGCCAAGAAGCACATGTTCACCGTTCCGCGCGTTCGCGGCACTGTGACCCACCCGGTCATCGGCCATGACGCAGCAGGCACCGTTCTGCTTCGCCCCGCTGCTCCCGGCACCGGTGTAATCGCCGGCGGTGCTGTCCGCGCCGTCATGGAGTGCGCCGGCATCTCCGATATTCTCACCAAGTCCATGGGCAGCGCCACCGCGGTCAACGTGGTTCGCGCCACCGTGGATGCCCTGAAGCAGCTCGAGGAGCCGGAAGAGATCGCGGCACGCCGTGGTTTGACCGTTGAACAAGTCGCTCCTGACACCCTGCTCCGTGCTCGTGCCGAAGGCATCGCCGAGGCCCGCAAGGCCCGTGAGGATGCCAAGGCCGAGGCCGAACAAGCCAAGGATGGTGAAGAGTAA
- the rpmD gene encoding 50S ribosomal protein L30 has translation MADLKITLTKGLVNRKPAQRDTVRTLGLHKIGQTVVREDTPATRGLINAVRHLVTVEEA, from the coding sequence ATGGCAGATCTGAAGATCACACTCACAAAAGGTCTGGTCAACCGCAAGCCTGCCCAGCGCGACACTGTTCGCACGCTCGGCCTGCACAAGATCGGTCAGACGGTTGTCCGTGAGGACACTCCTGCAACCCGCGGTCTGATCAATGCGGTTCGCCATTTGGTCACGGTTGAGGAGGCCTGA